The sequence TCATTGCTGAAAATAGCTTAACTTCTCAGCGGTAGTAACATACTGGGGTAAACTGCTTCTGGTCAACTATGAACCAGATAGCTGCCTTTTATATTTCTGAAAGAATTTCATTCATGAACAATGCAATATTCTTGGTCGAAATGGTAAACTCACCACCTATATATGCATCTCGCAGAATGTAACATTTCCATTAAAGTAATATAACCCAAAGAACTTGTTGCtcttactttttattattctaattaCCTGTGCATCAGTTCCTCCAGCACCAGCTGTAATAAAGATGACAGCACCTTCTTTGTCATAAGGCCCAGAAAGAAGTTGAGTTAACTCAAACTGATCCAGTCCCTTGTTCAATTCCTTGATGATACTGGCAGCCTCTTCAAGAAGTCCATTATCTACAGAGTCCATCTCTTCAGTTAGCTTGACTATTGTTTCTGCATCTTCAACCTGCATCCAATGTATTTTATCCACAATGCAATTTAAGAGGAGGTCACTTTCTAATATTCAATATCTGCAAATGGGTAAATATATGTAGAGTAAATTAGTAATGATCTCCTACTAGATAGTCTGATGTTGTACCGTCTGGCAAGAGAGCATTACTATAAAATGTCACCAAAATACTATAAAATGTCATCATATTAAAAcacttcataaaaaaatatagtcaTATCACACTTCAAGCATACTCCTATTATCCTGAAAAACAACCATGACGCCATggcaaaccaaaaaaaaaaaaatttgatgcgAAAACAATATTCTAAACGAAATTTAACGAAATTTGTGCACTGACCTGTGATTTGAACTCATTCAGCAATCTTATCCTGTCTTTAACATCAGTCAGGGCCGAAAGGTTTTCTTGAGCTTTAGCTCGGTCATCCCAAAAGGAGCTATCAGCTGCTTTCAACTCCAAATCTGCAACTTCTTGTTCTAACTGTTGCAGACAGGCAGAGTCTCTAATCTCTTTAACATGTTCCGCCGTGGTTTCAACATCTCTtcttaagaaataaaaatctgTGAGAGATAAGATGAAATTATGACATTGTATGATTGATGTGTAGATGCAAGTAGTAACGTCCTTACACCAAACTCCTGATTGCAAGCCACAGTTTGCGtttaaaggaaaataaataacagCATATGCATGATATACAGCATCTTGCTTAAATTGTAAGACAACACTGCAACTTTAAGTACGAAATTCATGCTACAAAATATGCAGACAGAATAAGTATGCCAAACAAACACCACGTTCCTTGATTTTCAATACTCAAAACCAAGTGTACccacagagagagagttcAGGGCATTTAGGCATTGTCAACCGACGAGAAAAGGAGATTAACCTCCCATTGCTCAAGCATGCtttaattcaatatcaagCTTAAATTCTCCAAACAGACCTTGCATTGCCCATTCTCTTGTGTCGGTGTTGAGCCCCGTGCTTACTTGACTCTCCGGTGTCGCAAGTAAAACTGAGTCAAATCAAACATCAACTGTAAAACAACTTGAACAACccgaaattgaaaatttgaagaatcAGAATTTTCTACAATAACCATTATAATCATATGGATAAACCAATGAAAACCCAGCAAGGAAAGTAACGAAATACATAAAACCAATGAAGCTCCTGTGGGCACATATAATCTCACACACtcacaaaatagaaaaatagaacaaaCGCAATATACTCTAGCATAAGTTCCACCATAAAGCTCCAAATGGAAACACAGAGAAAGCAAAACCGATTAACACAAGACAAGTACGTAAACTGAAAAGCTCAAACTAACGCACCAGTAGGAGGAAATCGACAATAGCTTGAAAGCTTTGTAGAGACAGTGTACCAAAAACGAGAAGTATACGAAGTGGGCCTTTGTAGTAACTGTGGTAGTTTGCTATTTGGAGGCTTGGGGCATAAGATGGCTGTTGGGCTGCAGAGAGGTCTCAGATGAGCCTCCATCGCTGTGGCTTCGGCTTCAACTTTGATTAGGGAATGGCTGATAGAAGTTCGAATcctggaggaaaaaaaaaaaaaaacagacaaACCAAAATTcgtattaaataaataaataaaaactgtaGAAATGTTTGTCTGCTATGGATAACAAAGAAAGTCGTCCTACTAGCTTTGTGTGGTGTTTGGGTTTGTATCGAGTACCCACGGGTTAAGGGGAAAATCTAACCATATTATGCAAGTAATCGTGTGTTATAGTCGTGACATTTCCGGATAGACTAATAATTacttcttcatttaattattttagtgattttatgaaaaaGCAATTCTACTTATATAGAGAATCACTTTTTATATAATTCTTCCTATAATTGCTTAAAATCATTAAATAGTTATATGGAGAAGTACGTGGAAGGTGATTCTCCCCAAAAGTGATTCTGGCCTTACGAGAATCACTCACAAACGAGCCTTTATATTGCGAGCTATAAAATGTTccacttcatctctttttaaaaaaaaaaaaaatacaagtattACAAGGGGAAAagagtttctcacacacaaatAATGTGTCATTAAGATTTGAACCTAAAATCAATGCCATTTTTCTCATTAGACTAGATCTTGTTGACAAATTTCACTTCATCACTAAATCTTATCAAATTGATGATAGATAATCATATATGTGTATAAGACTTCATAATCATATTAAGAAGTGAACACAACACTTGAttgtattaaaatttaatactaattcaatttgttatttatttaggaAACTACATAATGCTTATAAAATCCACGTTAAGCAATAACTAATCTTAGCTAGCTCATATTATTATATCACTTTTGAATGTTAAATGTGAACCTTCAAAGAATTGAAAGATAGAAAAATAATGGATGATATAACGGACGTTCGGATGAGAGAGAGTTTATAGAGTTCAAAAATAGGGGCATTCTCGATGGGCAAAATGAGGGAAGTTCTAATatgagagaggaaaaaatgagataaaacaaataaatataaaaaggatGAGATAGTAGGCAATTAGTGTAGCGGAGTTCCAACGTGAAAGGGGGGGAGTGGCGGCTGCCTCATCttccttattattattattatttttaataaaatttattttaaataaaaaatatataatctttaacattttaagaaataaaattgttgATTCTTCGAAGTAGTTTAGATTGTTTAGTAAACTTGGTAGGGTGtttagagaaaatataaagtaaGATACTTGAAAATTATGGTTTCTTTCTAACATAGACTCGACTTTACTTAAGTTGAATGTGATTTTATACTTTTATAGTAATCATCTCATGTGAGAGAATTGGAATAACTCTCATTTTTATAGTAAAATGTATGCCTGCGTGTGTCTAATCACAACGTTTTGGTGTCCATAGAATCACTTttctaaaatataaaattactatATGtccaatattaaattttaaaaagaaagaaatatttttactATATCCAAATGAAGAGATATTTGGGTCTGGGTAGCccaaaactaataaaaaatgtaaaaatggGCTTTCGGAGCTCCATACCCATCAACCTCTTTCGACAACGCATCAAAGCTATAAGGACAAAATCGGtaataaaaagttttaaaattagggttttagcGTTCTATATCCAACTCGTCTCGATATCCAACTCCGCCTTCAGGTCATTGAGAGAAGCCGCAGCCTCGAGATCAAACAGGAAGCAAAATGGTACGTTTTCTTTTAGTTTGTTGCACTTTGCTTTTCACTGAATTCACCCTTTCTCTTAGTCAGGTGTTATGTAAGGTTTCGGTTTCTCAgtaaatttgagaaaaaagtTGAATGGAGATTTAGAATATTAGTATCATTTGTGTGAGCTTACAGCTTTCGTATATGTTTGATGATAGCTAAAGGAAGTACTTTgaattgcatatatataccATGCAGCTGATTTATAGCTAATTTTTGTTTCCCGATGATTTGGGTGTATATTgaccaatttcaattttgatttgtgGAGGACATGATAGATATTTAAGTTAAAAACTAAAgatcaaaattattttaaaaggtttAGTATTTGGTTCCAATTTAGAATGGACCTCAatgattttgtgttttggaGCTGAATACAAAAGCAGTGGTTCATACAGTTACGATTCTGGAAAATGAACAGCTTGTTGTGTGTTTCCTTTGAAGCATGTCTGACCATGGTTTGTATAATGTTTTTTCCTGGTGTCCCACCCATTGTTCTTGTATCTTTCTGGCAATATGGATTTAATCctcatgaaaagaaaaagaagaagaagtaattGACACACTAATAATCTGGTATAGCTGTGTCAAGTGATGGATGGTAGATGTTAAAACATGCGAACATACAAGCCTTGttggttttaaatttgagAATGTTAATGTATGTACTCTGTCTCTGTGCTAACAGCCGAAGCAAATCCACGAGATTAAGGATTTCCTTCTAACTGCAAGAAGGAAGGATGCACGCTCTGTCAAAATCAAGAGGAGCAAAGATGCTGTCAAGTTTAAGGTTCGATGCTCCAAGTACCTTTACACTCTTTGCGTGTTTGATTCGGAGAAGGCCGACAAGTTGAAGCAATCCCTTCCTCCAGGTATAGCATTTCGTTTTCAGTTGTGTCATTTATTATGATTTGCAACTCGCATATGGTCATCTCTGTGAATTTAGGTGTATGAGAAAGCATGCACACATGTGGTTCCTATTGTTTTAATATTCCAGTAATGGAAGAATCAAGggactttctttctttcttttgtttttttgtttgtttttaaggCTCACTTGTATAACTAACAAC comes from Prunus dulcis chromosome 6, ALMONDv2, whole genome shotgun sequence and encodes:
- the LOC117630910 gene encoding 60S ribosomal protein L38; the encoded protein is MPKQIHEIKDFLLTARRKDARSVKIKRSKDAVKFKVRCSKYLYTLCVFDSEKADKLKQSLPPGLSVQDL